From the Primulina tabacum isolate GXHZ01 chromosome 3, ASM2559414v2, whole genome shotgun sequence genome, one window contains:
- the LOC142538674 gene encoding uncharacterized protein LOC142538674 has translation MTQFFAQVAGNPAPAAGGAGPRTQPEAVYERFQKMNPQKFSGTTNPMVAEEWVKSIEVIFEYMELQDVDRVRCAIFLLAGDARRWWDSASVAVNLPMLSWDGFKEMFFAKYFTEEVQARLTTEFMTLRQGDSSVAEFVRKFEQGCYFVPLIANDARAKLRHFMGGLRPVLRRDVRVTGLTTYAAAVSGALAAEQDQRDIETDMLGKRPYQAPPQPQHQHQRPQYKKPFQGQPGKKPYQGPPRGKGPIQQQGAPQRPVVFPMCPKCNRQHPGPCLYGSGEELLATSVVRDIDLELQGHLVYADLIILPMPEFDIILGMDWLTKNRARRLISKGCQAFLASIVSAPDVTTPSISDVPVVRDFPDVFPDDVAGLPPDREVEFAIDLMPGAVMMQQGRVIAYASRQ, from the exons atgacgcagttcttcgcacaggtTGCGGGGAATCCAGCTCCAGCAGCAGGAGGTGCAGGACCGAGGACTCAACCGGAGGCAGTGTACGAGAGATTTCAGAAGATGAATCCTCAGAAGTTCTCAGGGACTACGAATCCTATGGTGGCGGAAGAGTGGGTTAAGTCTATAGAGGTGATCTTTGAGTATATGGAATTGCAGGATGTGgatcgagtccgatgtgccattTTTCTCCTAGCAGGGGATGCAAGACGATGGTGGGACAGTGCATCGGTGGCAGTTAATTTGCCGATGTTGTCTTGGGATGGATTCAAAGAGATGTTCTTCgctaagtacttcactgaggaggtACAGGCCCGTTTGACTACGGAATTTATGACACTACGACAGGGAGATAGTagtgtggctgagtttgtgagaAAGTTTGAACAGGGTTGCTACTTTGTGCCACTCATAGCTAATGATGCTCGAGCAaaactgaggcatttcatgggtGGTTTGCGGCcagtcttgcgccgtgatgtgagagtaaCTGGCCTTACTACATATGCAGCTGCCGTTTCTGGAGCTCTGGCGGCGGAGCAAGACCAGAGAGACATTGAGACTGATATGttgggcaagaggccctaccaGGCACCACCGCAGCCACAGCATCAGCATCAGCGACCCCAGTACAAGAAACCTTTTCAGGGGCAGCCTGGGAAGAAGCCTTACCAAGGACCACCTaggggcaagggtcctatccagcAGCAGGGGGCGCCTCAGAGGCCCGTTGTTTTCCCAATGTGCCCGAAGTGTAACCGCCAGCATCCAGGACCATGCTTGTATGGATCAG gggaagagttgttAGCCACcagtgtggtcagagatattgatCTAGAACTGCAGGGTCACTTGGTGTATGCAGATTTGATTATattgccaatgccagagtttgatatcattttgggaatggattggttgaCAAAGAAtcga GCGAGGAGATTGATTTCcaaagggtgtcaggctttcttggccagtattgtgTCAGCACCTGATGTAACCACTCCATCTATATCAGATGttccagtagtcagagattttccagacgtctttccagatgatgtTGCAGGACTTCCACCGGATAGAGAAGTGGAGTTTGCcatcgatctcatgccag gagCAGTAATGATGCAACAaggtcgggtcatagcttatgcttccagacagtga